The window TGTTGACTCTTGGCTGGTGTGCAAAAGTCATTATTGAACCGGTGAGTAACGGTGAACAGGCGTTACTAGATTTCACCAACCAACTGTTTCCACCAGTCGTGGCTGGCATCATGATAGCGGCGATATTGTCGGCAATCATGTCCACTGCAGATAGCCAGCTATTAGTGAGTGCATCCGCCATTTCCTATGATATGAAAAACCGCCACAGTGAAGAACAAGCGGCTCACTCATTATTTGGTTCACGATTGACTGTGGCTATTATGTGTGTCCTGTCAGTTGGAATCGCATTGTTCGCTCCAGAAGATATTTTTTCCCGGGTGCTCTTTGCCTGGAACGCCCTCGGAGCAGCATTCGGTCCGGTTTTAATTGTACGCTTGCTGGGAAAACCCATATCAGGCAAAGCGGCGTTTACTTCGATGTTTGTCGGATTTTTTGGTGCTGTTCTGTTGAGTTTATTTGATTCGCCACCAGGAGATTATCCGGAGCGGATAATTCCTTTTGTATTAGCATTTTACATCGCTTATCTGGGAAGATTGCCAGCACCTGAACCCTCCGGGCAAACAAACAAATCAAGGGCTACAGAGAATTCTTGATGAATTTTTCATCTTTTTCGATTACTCTTGCCAAAATAATAAAAACTTCGTACTCGCTGATGGGTAATTAACGACCAAAACAAGGTGGCTCATCAGCCCTAAAAGAATAACCATTTTTGGGAAAAGCTAATGAAATTTTCAAAAACTAAACTCTTGTGTAATGCACTTGCATTAACCGCAGCCGCATTTGTCACCAATGCCCAGGCAACCGTTGTCCACTTTAAAACCAACATGGGTGACTTCGATGTAAACCTGTTTGATTCTTCAACGCCTGAAACCGTAGCAAATTTCCTTAGTTACGTAGAAGCTGGTAGCTACAACAATAGTATTGTGCACCGTTCAGTGCCTGATTTCGTTACCCAGGGTGGTGGATTTACTTACTTTGTTGAAGACAACACTGTTGATGTAACACCGGCCTTTGATCCTGTCATCAACGAACCGGTATTTTCTAATGTCCGCGGCACAATTGCCATGGCTAAGTTAGGCGGCGACCCAGATAGCGCCACCAGCCAGTGGTTTTTTAATATCGAAGACAACAGCGCCAATCTCGATATTCAAAATGGTGGTTTTACCGTATTTGGTGTAGTGATGGCTGAAGGCATGGAAGTGGTTGATGCTATCAATGCATTGGAACGCTATAACCTTGGCGGTGCATTTGATAGTGCGCCTTTGATCAGTCTGCCGGCCGAAGGCGAAGATATTACCAATGAGCATCTGGTTATCATTGATTCGATTACGGTAACGAACAGTAATACCGACACCAATCTGGAGTTATTACCGCCTGCAACCACTGATACTGACCACGACGGTTATCCAAACGATGAAGATGCGTTTCCAGAAGATGAAACTGAATGGTTAGATTCTGACAACGATGGTATTGGTAACAACGCAGACACCGATGATGACAATGACGGCGTTGCTGACGTTAATGACGCCTACCCGCTAGACCCTACACGCTCTGAGCGTGAAAGCAACAGTTCATCCGGTGGCGGTAGTTTCTCATTATGGGGCTTATTGGCATTAGGTATCTTTGCACGTTTTCGACGCACTGCTAAAAAGTAATATCTGGCGTTAATGTTTAAAGCCAGATATTTCATTCTAAAAGCGCCAGCTCGTACCATAAAAATTAAACGCAAACGCAGTAGCATCAGTCTGAAAAGGCAGATGCTACTATTAAAGGCAGCGTTAAATCAGGAAAAGGATGAAACCCGGGAAATGCTGATCATTTATCGGCAATACACCAAAGGGCAGGCATCGAAGGAACAGCTGGCTCAGGCTAACGAGCAATTTCTTGATGTGCTTAAAGGCATTGGTCTTGGCGTATTTGCGGTCCTGCCTTTTGCACCCATCACCATTCCCGTGGTTATTAAAGTCGGTCAATGGGTCGGGGTTGATATCCTGCCAAGTTCATTTTCCGATAGCAAAGCACGAAAATAGAACACTAGCAAAAACCAAATACAGAAATCTGGGAATGGGCGTGCCAGCAAAGCGTTATCATTCCCATTCGCTCCTTCCCCAAAACCTTATGGTCTCACTATTCATCACAAACCGGCGGAATTAACTCACGCCGGGTAATTGTGTATTCGTTAGCATTGATTACTAAGGATAAACTACGAAAGACCGTGTATCTTTTACTTTATCTATTGATTTTAAAGGATTTTTATATTAACTTTAAAAATGAACGACGAAACGGGGGAATGCACATGAACAAAGTTATTGTCTGCCTAATGGCGGTTTTTCTAAGCGCCTGTAGCGCAGTTAATCAACAAAATAACTCACAAATGCATGTGGTGTACAATTCAGATAATACCATCGACAGCGTCCATACCAGTGAAGAGCGCTGTGAAGGTAAAGCGATTCGCGAGAATATTCGCCGGGAAGCAGACTGGAATGTCACCAATAAGCCACATGAACGTACTCGAATTGGCGATCAACGTTTAGTGGTTGCAACCTGTCGCTAACCGCTTTTGGGTTGAACCCGCTCAAGGTTCAACCCATTAATCTTGCTGTCGATACTCAAATACTTCATTAATCGGCGTAGAGAATACATCGGCGATCTTAAACGCCACTTCCAGTGATGGCGAATACTTACCCTTCTCTATAGCAACCACCGTTTGTCTCGATACTTTGATGGCATCTGCCAGTGCCTGTTGCGTCATTTCATCATGCTCAAATCGTAAACGACGAATATGATTGCTGATCACTTTCGCCATATTAATAACCTCGGCGGTAATAAAAAACCTGGCTGGCATAGTTGACGATTTCCGCTGCCAACACACCTACCACCAGAATGTTAAGGGTATTCATCGCCGCTGAAAGCTCATTAAATGCCAGACGATGCTCGTTAAAGTCTACTTTCCAAAGAATGAAGATTGCCATAAACACTACCGCGGTAAGCACGTGATAGCCATTACGATTGCCTCTTAGCTTAAACATCGACTCCCGTTCATCTTCGCCTTTGTCACTCTCTTTGTGATCAATCAACGCCAGGGTGGCCTGCAATATGATTTCCCAAACGACTAACATCAGTACGATCCGAACAAATAAATCTGTCAACGTTTCCTCGGTCAAAAGACTGTTTGCGTGCAAGCCCTGCAAGTGAAAAATATAATAACTAGCAATGGCCAAATTCAGTAGAAGTGACGCCCAGACACTTTTTTCTTTATAAGACATGTTCAATTCCCCAGGCTTTAGAGCCCTGTGAGTGCAAAATAGATGTAAAAAATATTAGACATGGTGTTAGGTTAGTTTGACATGCATTAGATGTCAAACATTTTTTACATGATGTTATGTTCATTTGACATTTATCGACAAACCGGGATAACGTATCGAAAAACTGATCCACCAACTTTAGCTGCTGGTATTTAACATTACCGCCATTATCGAAACCTGAGATACCAATTATCAAACACTGCAAACACCCAGCCTTAAAACTACCTGCAATGACCTCGATAATATTACTTATCGGTGTATTAATTGGCGGCTGTAAAACGACAGATGATGAACAGCGTATTTTTGAAAATAACCATGTGACCCACATGGATAAAAATTTTTTTGAGTTTGCCAAGATGCGTTTTTTTGGTGAAGAAGAGTGGGCAGATCCAAGCGAGCAGGCGGATTTGGTTCCGGTCACCAACATTGATATCGAACAAATCAATAACCCGGGAGATAAACTGCAGGTCTCTTGGCTTGGCCATTCGACTTTCTTGATTCAATATCAGGGCATTAATATCCTCACCGATCCGGTTTTCTCGGATCGCGCCTCGCCAGTCTCTTTTGCGGGACCAAAGCGCTACACTGAAGTCGCATTGAACATCGACGCCCTGCCGGACATTGATTATGTGGTGATTTCCCACAATCACTATGATCATCTGGATACAGAGAGTATCAAGGCACTTAACAAAAACGTTAAGTTTTTAGTACCCGAAGCGATGCAAGCTTTGTTCGAGGATCTGGGTGTAGCCAGTGAAAAAATAAGCGAACTTCCGTGGTGGCAACAGGCCAACTATCAAGGCGTGACATTTACCGCGACACCCAGCCAACACTGGTCAGCAAGAAGCCTATTCGATCGCAACACCGTGCACTGGGCAAGTTGGGCGATAACCATAGGTGACAGGAAAGTCTGGTTTGCCGGAGATACCGGCTACAATCCCCATGACTTTAAAGATATTGGTAAACGCTTTGGTGGATTTGATTTGGCATTAATTCCAATTGGTGCCTACGCACCCCGTTCATTTATGAAACTCTATCACGTTAATGTCGATGAAGCGGTGGAAATCCATAAGGATATTCAATCGGATTTTTCTGTCGGTATGCATTGGGGCACGTTTCCGCTAACCGCAGAACCGGTAATGGAGCCAAAACAGTGGTTAGAGAAGAAACAAGGTGTGCTGGATGCCCCCTTTGTAACCATGGAAATCGGCGGGACCATTTTTCTGCAGCAATAACACTTAAACCGCTTTAAGAAAAATCCCGGCAGTGCCGGGATTTTTTAATGATATTGAAGGAACAAACTATTGTCGGGTTCGCATTGTACGTAACAGCATCAAAGCCAATAGTGATAACCAACTCAGACTTCCCGAAGATTTACCGCCGTTATCATCAAGGTTATTTTCAGCGCCCGTTTGAGAGCTAGTTTCGGCAATGACCTGATTGGCAAATTGCGCTTCGGCGCCGTCATTATCGGCAATCATAAGGGTAACCTCATAGCCTCCAGCGGCCGAGAAGGTATAGTTAAGTACTTGCGCCTGACCAATCACTTCACCATTTAAATACCAGGTATATGCAGTAATCTCTCCATCGACATCCTGACTTGCGCTAGCATCGAGGGTACAACTGAGATTTTCACACTGGGCGGAAAATATCGCCACTGGCACTTCATTGTTTTTTTCCACCAAAACATTTTGCTGAGCGACCTGGGTCAAGCCCTTATCATCTTCGACCATAAGCGAGACAGCAAATTCACCCGGTTGTTGATAGTCATGTTCGACTATGGCTCCAGTCGCTGTTGCGCCATCACCAAGCTGCCAATAGTAGGAGACGATTTCGCCATCAGGATCGGCACTATTACTGGCATCAAACGAACATTTCAGGCCTTCACAGCTAATGTCTGCAACTGCCATTGGCATCTGGTTAGAAATATTGACCGTCACCGTTTCACGGCTTTGGCCAGACATTCCCTGATTGTCTAATACGGTTAACCTAACCTCATAACTTCCCGGTAAAGAGAATGTCTTTGCTACTTTTGCTGTCGTTACCGGCTCATCACCGGAAACTTCCCAAAAATAGCGTTGAATATTGCCATCGGGGTCGTAACTTGGCGCGGCATCAAATTCGCAGACTAAGTCCCGACATTGCACGCTAAAATCAGCCACAGGTGACGCATTGTCACCGATTTCAAAAGCTCGGGCACTGACCGTTCCCCAGTTGCCATCGGCATCCTGACTTCGAAAATACAGAACATGCTTACCCGCTTCCAGTTGGTCGGTCGCCAATACGGTGCTGGCGAACTCCTGCGATGCATCAAAGCCACCATCAACTGCCGTCAACTCGTGAACTTCGGCATGTTCATCATCTGGGTGCTGATTCAAACTATATTGCACCTTGGCAATATTTTGAAAAGACTCATAACTGGTTTGCTGCATGGCCTGTTCAACCTTGAACATGTTGTCATCGGCCA is drawn from Thalassotalea sp. PS06 and contains these coding sequences:
- a CDS encoding peptidylprolyl isomerase; this encodes MKFSKTKLLCNALALTAAAFVTNAQATVVHFKTNMGDFDVNLFDSSTPETVANFLSYVEAGSYNNSIVHRSVPDFVTQGGGFTYFVEDNTVDVTPAFDPVINEPVFSNVRGTIAMAKLGGDPDSATSQWFFNIEDNSANLDIQNGGFTVFGVVMAEGMEVVDAINALERYNLGGAFDSAPLISLPAEGEDITNEHLVIIDSITVTNSNTDTNLELLPPATTDTDHDGYPNDEDAFPEDETEWLDSDNDGIGNNADTDDDNDGVADVNDAYPLDPTRSERESNSSSGGGSFSLWGLLALGIFARFRRTAKK
- a CDS encoding helix-turn-helix transcriptional regulator; its protein translation is MPARFFITAEVINMAKVISNHIRRLRFEHDEMTQQALADAIKVSRQTVVAIEKGKYSPSLEVAFKIADVFSTPINEVFEYRQQD
- a CDS encoding MBL fold metallo-hydrolase, translated to MTSIILLIGVLIGGCKTTDDEQRIFENNHVTHMDKNFFEFAKMRFFGEEEWADPSEQADLVPVTNIDIEQINNPGDKLQVSWLGHSTFLIQYQGINILTDPVFSDRASPVSFAGPKRYTEVALNIDALPDIDYVVISHNHYDHLDTESIKALNKNVKFLVPEAMQALFEDLGVASEKISELPWWQQANYQGVTFTATPSQHWSARSLFDRNTVHWASWAITIGDRKVWFAGDTGYNPHDFKDIGKRFGGFDLALIPIGAYAPRSFMKLYHVNVDEAVEIHKDIQSDFSVGMHWGTFPLTAEPVMEPKQWLEKKQGVLDAPFVTMEIGGTIFLQQ